The sequence AAAAAATCGACGAGGAATATCTTAAATTAAAATAATTATTCATATAACCAACATCGTACATAACCAGTTTCAGTTTTAAATTTTGGTGGAAGTTGTTTGCATTTTTCAACTGCCACAGGACATCTTTCCAAAAATCTACATTGAGTTGGAGGATCAACTAAGCTAGGAGGAATTCCTTTAATATATTTTGGAATGTTTCCGCTCAACGTGGGAATGGATTCCAAGAGACCCTTAGTGTAGGGGTGTTTTGGATTTTTGTAAATTTCTTGAGATGAGCCAAACTCTACTATTTGACCACCGTACATTATTCCAATTTTTTCAGCAATCTCAGATAATACTGCCAAATCATGCGTAATTAGCATAAAAGACATACCATCTTTTTTGAGATTCTTTAACAAGTTTACAATTTGGGCCTGAATTAAGACATCAAGTGCTGTAGTTGGTTCATCGGCAATCACAAATTTTGGTTTTAGAAGAAGAGCCATAGCAATTACCACTCTTTGCTTCATTCCGCCACTTAGCTCATGCGGATATTTTTTCAAAATAGATTCATTCAAACTAACAGCATTCATAGCATCTGAAATTATTTTTTGAGAATCACCAGCAAAGTTGTGTTGTTTTATTATTTCAAGACATTGTTCATTAATTGTAAAGACAGGATCTAGGGAGTTCATCGCACCTTGAAAAATCATGGCGATTTTTTTCCATCTAAATTCTTTGTTAAAATCTGACTCAGACAGCCCCAAAAGAGATTCTTCATCAAATAATATCGTACCTTTTGTCTTTCCACCTGAAAGCATTCGAATTATAGACAATCCTAAGGTGCTTTTACCACATGCACTCTCTCCTGCAATTCCTATTGATTCTCCGTCCTTTAATTCAAAATCAACATCATCAACTGCATATACAGGGCCATTTGTAGAATCATATTTTGTTGAGAGGCCATTTACAGATATGAGTACCATGTATTCTTTAGATCCGAGGTAGAATTTTTGTTTTACACTAAGGGATATAAACAAGATTATTGGAATTAAAAAGTCGATTCAAATGATACTTCCAATCTGTGGCTTTGATGCAAAAAATTCAATTCTCTGTCCCCAATGTGAAAGTAAAGTAGAATCGGGCCAACTTACAAAGGCAGATGTGGATGCATCTATAATTCTGGCAAAGCTTGCAAGATCAAACAAAGAGATCGAGGATTTTATGCTATATTCTTGCAAAGAGTTTGATGGAAATTTTGTTTTGTCACTGGCAAAAAACAATATTATGAAAATAAGGCAAAGTCGTACACTGTACAGACAATTTCAAAACCAATTCAAGGGAAAGATTTGGCTTGTAGAGGCAGATGAGACAGACAAGCGATTCATTGAAGATCTATTCTTTCCAACCAAGATATTGTCAATTAATGTAGTATGGGCTCCAGGTGGAGTTCAAAAGACAAAGGCAGTAGTATCTGGAAAATGGACCCCAAAATTCCCAATTGACACACAAAAAGTAATACAAATTGTGAAAGATGCCCGAAACCTTGACATTGAGATAGAATTTGAGGATAAAAGATAACATGATCTTTGTAAAAACCCACGACATTTCAGAACTAACTACTGAACTAATTGGAAAGCAGGTAATACTTGGTGGGTGGATAGAAGATCTTAGAAAACTAGGAAAGATGTCATTTATTACACTTCGTGATGTATCAGGAATTTCTCAAGTCATAGTAAAAGGAGAACTAAATAACAAACTCCCTGAGATTAATCGTCAGAGTGTTGTTAGCGTCAAAGGGACGGTACAAGAAACTAAGGCTCATGACTTTGCATTTGAGATCAAAGCTGATGAGATCGAAGTTTTAGGAAAAGCAGTTCACCCATTACCAGTAGACCCAATTGGAAGACTGGAAAGTAATATAGATACAAGACTAAATCATCGTGCGTTAGATATGAGAAACCAGAAAACAGCGTCAATATTCAAGTTACGACATCACGTATTACAATCATTACGTAAAACATTAGCAGAGAAAAAATTCATCGAGATTACAACGCCAAAAATTATTGGCAGTGCAAGTGAAGGAGGGGCTGATTTATTTTCACTAGAGTATTTTGGAAAAACTGCGTATCTTGCACAGAGTCCTCAATTATACAAAGAGCAGATGACAATTGGACTTGAGAGAGTATTTGAGATTTCAAACTTTTATCGAGCAGAACACTCTCATACAGGACGACATCTCAGTGAGTTTACAAGTATAGATATTGAGGCGGCATTTATGGATTACAATGATGTTATGAATATTTTAGAATCACTAGTCTTAGAAGTATACAAGTTTACATCAAAGAATTGCAAAAAAGAACAGGAATTAATTGAATATGAAATTAAAGTTCCATCATCATCATTTGAAAGAATAACATACACACAGTGTATTGACGAATTAAAAAAAGAAGGTGAAAAAGTAGATTTTGGAGATGATTTGTTAGATTCGCATCTGAGAATAATTGGTAAAAACCATCCAGGGTTTTTCTTTTTAATTGACTGGCCAATGAAGCTAAAACCATTTTACATCAGAGAAAAGGATGAAGATGTAACACTGTCACGCTCATTTGATTTACAGTATGGATATTTAGAATTGGCATCTGGTGGAACCAGATTGCATAATCCTGAAACTCTGAGAAATAGACTGGCTGAACAAGGACTTAATCCTGCCCAGTTTGCAGACCATCTCAAGACATTTGATTGGGGAATGCCACCACATTCTGGATGGGGAATGGGTTTAGACAGGCTGATGACTACGCTTATTGGAATTGACAATGTCCGCGAAGTTGTCTTATATCCACGAGAC comes from Nitrosopumilus sp. and encodes:
- a CDS encoding ABC transporter ATP-binding protein, translating into MVLISVNGLSTKYDSTNGPVYAVDDVDFELKDGESIGIAGESACGKSTLGLSIIRMLSGGKTKGTILFDEESLLGLSESDFNKEFRWKKIAMIFQGAMNSLDPVFTINEQCLEIIKQHNFAGDSQKIISDAMNAVSLNESILKKYPHELSGGMKQRVVIAMALLLKPKFVIADEPTTALDVLIQAQIVNLLKNLKKDGMSFMLITHDLAVLSEIAEKIGIMYGGQIVEFGSSQEIYKNPKHPYTKGLLESIPTLSGNIPKYIKGIPPSLVDPPTQCRFLERCPVAVEKCKQLPPKFKTETGYVRCWLYE
- a CDS encoding transcription elongation factor NusA translates to MILPICGFDAKNSILCPQCESKVESGQLTKADVDASIILAKLARSNKEIEDFMLYSCKEFDGNFVLSLAKNNIMKIRQSRTLYRQFQNQFKGKIWLVEADETDKRFIEDLFFPTKILSINVVWAPGGVQKTKAVVSGKWTPKFPIDTQKVIQIVKDARNLDIEIEFEDKR
- the aspS gene encoding aspartate--tRNA(Asn) ligase produces the protein MRIKDNMIFVKTHDISELTTELIGKQVILGGWIEDLRKLGKMSFITLRDVSGISQVIVKGELNNKLPEINRQSVVSVKGTVQETKAHDFAFEIKADEIEVLGKAVHPLPVDPIGRLESNIDTRLNHRALDMRNQKTASIFKLRHHVLQSLRKTLAEKKFIEITTPKIIGSASEGGADLFSLEYFGKTAYLAQSPQLYKEQMTIGLERVFEISNFYRAEHSHTGRHLSEFTSIDIEAAFMDYNDVMNILESLVLEVYKFTSKNCKKEQELIEYEIKVPSSSFERITYTQCIDELKKEGEKVDFGDDLLDSHLRIIGKNHPGFFFLIDWPMKLKPFYIREKDEDVTLSRSFDLQYGYLELASGGTRLHNPETLRNRLAEQGLNPAQFADHLKTFDWGMPPHSGWGMGLDRLMTTLIGIDNVREVVLYPRDPDRLNP